One segment of Carya illinoinensis cultivar Pawnee chromosome 1, C.illinoinensisPawnee_v1, whole genome shotgun sequence DNA contains the following:
- the LOC122278353 gene encoding homocysteine S-methyltransferase 3-like, whose translation MGLGGAEETSSFMSGFIQKCGGYVILDGGFATELERHGADLNDPLWSAKCLIDSPHLVRRVHQDYLDAGANIISTASYQATIQGFEAKGFSKEEAEALLRKSVEIACEAREIYYDRCTKDSWDFMEGGRNLRRPILVAASVGSYGAYLADGSEYSGNYGDAVTLDTLKEFHRRRVQILANSGADLIAFETIPNKLEAKAYAELLEEEGIEIPAWFSFNSKDGTNVVSGDPIAECVSIADSCKQVVAVGINCTPPRYIHGLITSIRKLTSKPVLIYPNSGEMYDGQTKQWVKSSGDVSVDEDFVTYIGKWREAGASLFGGCCRTTPKTIRGISRALSVSDKN comes from the exons ATGGGTTTAGGTGGTGCGGAGGAAACATCGTCGTTTATGTCCGGTTTCATTCAAAAGTGCGGTGGATATGTTATCTTAGACGGCGGCTTTGCTACGGAGCTCGAACGACATGGGGCTGACCTCAACGACCCTCTCTGGAGCGCCAAGTGCCTTATTGATTCTCCTCATCTTGTCAGAagg GTTCACCAAGATTATCTTGATGCCGGTGCAAACATTATATCGACAGCATCTTATCAG GCCACCATTCAAGGATTTGAGGCTAAAGGCTTCTCTAAGGAAGAAGCTGAAGCTTTGCTTAGAAAAAGTGTAGAAATTGCGTGCGAGGCACGAGAAATTTACTATGACCGGTGCACAAAGGATTCTTGGGATTTCATGGAAGGTGGAAGGAATTTGAGACGTCCAATTTTAGTTGCAGCTTCTGTGGGAAGCTATGGAGCTTATTTAGCGGATGGTTCTGAGTATAG CGGGAACTACGGTGATGCAGTTACTTTAGACACGTTGAAGGAGTTTCACAGAAGAAGGGTGCAGATTCTGGCAAACTCGGGGGCTGATCTAATTGCGTTTGAAACAATTCCAAATAAGCTAGAAGCAAAG GCATATGCTGAGCTTCTTGAGGAAGAGGGCATAGAAATCCCTGCATGGTTTTCTTTCAATTCCAAGGATGGAACTAATGTTGTTAGCGGTGATCCTATTGCAGAGTGTGTCTCTATTGCAGATTCATGCAAGCAGGTTGTTGCCGTCGGAATAAACTGTACCCCTCCCAGATATATCCATGGACTGATTACATCAATACGGAAG CTAACAAGTAAACCAGTGCTGATATATCCCAACAGTGGAGAGATGTACGATGGACAGACAAAGCAATGGGTG AAATCAAGTGGGGATGTTAGTGTAGATGAGGATTTTGTGACGTACATAGGGAAGTGGAGGGAGGCTGGGGCTTCTCTTTTCGGAGGGTGCTGCAGGACTACTCCTAAAACCATTAGAGGCATATCCAGGGCGCTCTCTGTCTCTGATAAAAATTAA